The following coding sequences are from one Thermogemmatispora onikobensis window:
- a CDS encoding CsbD family protein — protein sequence MNKDELEGKAKEAQGGLKESLGNLTGNEQLQAEGKADKVEGKAQGLLGKVGEKLHEAAEQVKEAAQHAGDKAKETKEEHQP from the coding sequence ATGAATAAAGATGAACTCGAAGGCAAGGCCAAAGAGGCTCAGGGTGGCCTGAAAGAGTCACTGGGGAACCTGACTGGCAACGAGCAGCTGCAAGCCGAGGGTAAGGCCGACAAGGTTGAGGGCAAGGCCCAGGGGCTGCTCGGCAAAGTGGGCGAGAAGCTGCATGAGGCTGCCGAGCAGGTGAAGGAGGCTGCCCAACATGCCGGCGACAAGGCCAAAGAGACTAAAGAGGAACATCAGCCCTAG
- a CDS encoding bifunctional lysylphosphatidylglycerol flippase/synthetase MprF codes for MKNTLFSRFVAPPAPARPDRQSVVTLLRRLIRGLLALTVALLGCINGLVVLLPSHPGRLELLRDLLTTIALLAPFGPAFWPFVQTSHTIALLIGFFLILLALGLARGKERAWQVTMFLLPLSALLHVLRGLALEEALLSCGLWGVLLLARPCFQVASDPWRARQGFALLAIGAALLLLYGIGGYYLIEGQFLTTSGTGGTLLALLRRMLNLPAQELLPLTRRARWFLDSLPILAATALFTGMVALLRPVSARWWLAQQRERLALVERQALDLLQRYGQETLAFFALDPANLRYLAPNGEGLVAYRLVNTVAVVPGDPICPPEAREQVSRAFLELCQRNGWQVAIYQGHPAYLPYYRACGLSIFKIGEEALIDPRSFSLSGSAMANVRTSSRRAEREGVTLRWLEEAPPPELYAQMVQLSRAWLQQKGARETEEMGFSMGRLSELPAMAQRAHLIAAIAAESTHSEVSRQPVPRLTLGLAFDRTNKLCAFASFTPIYGHQDSRDGLRRDWGWALDLMRRAPDAPYGVMELLLVRAIERFREAGAWLMSLGLIAASDTNQELSAGQRAIANFLLEHVHILEEHRTLFRFKQKFQPRWESRYVAASNTLALPRIALAILNAHQQRPAVGEPVPGLPNQSLLTIDR; via the coding sequence ATGAAGAACACCCTCTTCTCGCGCTTTGTAGCACCGCCGGCGCCCGCACGCCCAGACCGGCAGTCGGTCGTCACGCTGTTACGCCGCTTGATCAGGGGCCTGCTGGCGCTTACTGTGGCTTTGTTGGGCTGCATCAATGGCCTTGTGGTCTTGCTGCCATCGCACCCGGGACGCCTGGAGCTGCTGCGCGACCTGCTGACTACCATCGCTCTGCTGGCGCCTTTTGGGCCTGCTTTCTGGCCCTTCGTGCAGACCAGCCATACCATCGCGCTGCTGATCGGCTTCTTCTTGATCCTGCTCGCACTCGGCCTGGCCCGTGGCAAAGAGCGCGCCTGGCAAGTGACCATGTTTCTCTTACCCTTGTCGGCCTTGCTGCATGTGCTGCGTGGTCTGGCCCTTGAGGAGGCCCTGCTTTCCTGCGGCCTCTGGGGAGTACTGTTGCTGGCCCGCCCCTGCTTTCAGGTGGCAAGCGATCCCTGGCGAGCTCGCCAGGGCTTTGCCTTGTTGGCCATTGGAGCCGCCTTGCTCCTCCTCTACGGCATCGGTGGCTACTATCTGATCGAAGGGCAGTTTCTGACAACGAGCGGCACCGGGGGCACGCTGCTGGCCCTGCTGCGTCGAATGCTGAATCTGCCCGCTCAAGAGCTGCTGCCGTTGACCCGACGGGCGCGCTGGTTTCTGGACTCGCTGCCCATCCTGGCGGCCACCGCCTTGTTCACTGGCATGGTGGCCTTGCTGCGCCCTGTCAGCGCCCGCTGGTGGCTTGCCCAGCAACGGGAGCGTCTGGCCCTGGTCGAGCGCCAGGCCCTTGATCTGCTGCAGCGTTATGGACAGGAAACACTGGCCTTCTTCGCCCTGGACCCGGCGAACTTACGCTACCTGGCCCCCAATGGCGAGGGCCTCGTCGCCTACCGGTTGGTCAACACGGTCGCTGTGGTCCCCGGTGACCCCATCTGTCCCCCGGAGGCACGCGAGCAGGTCAGTCGCGCCTTTCTGGAACTGTGTCAGCGCAATGGCTGGCAGGTGGCCATCTACCAGGGCCACCCTGCTTATCTACCTTATTATCGCGCCTGCGGCCTGAGCATCTTTAAAATTGGCGAGGAGGCCCTCATCGATCCACGCAGCTTCAGCCTGAGCGGCTCAGCTATGGCCAACGTACGCACCAGCAGCCGCCGGGCCGAGCGCGAGGGGGTGACCCTGCGTTGGTTGGAAGAGGCGCCTCCACCAGAGCTGTACGCGCAGATGGTCCAGCTCTCGCGCGCCTGGCTTCAACAGAAAGGGGCCCGCGAAACGGAAGAAATGGGCTTCAGCATGGGACGCCTCAGCGAGTTGCCCGCAATGGCCCAACGGGCCCATCTGATCGCGGCAATCGCCGCTGAGAGCACGCACTCGGAGGTGAGTCGGCAGCCCGTGCCTCGCCTGACACTTGGGCTGGCCTTCGATCGCACGAACAAGCTCTGCGCTTTTGCCTCTTTTACGCCAATCTATGGTCACCAGGACAGTAGGGATGGCCTGCGCCGTGACTGGGGCTGGGCCCTCGATTTGATGCGTCGCGCTCCTGATGCCCCTTATGGAGTCATGGAGCTGCTCTTAGTGCGCGCCATCGAGCGCTTCCGTGAGGCCGGGGCCTGGCTCATGAGCCTGGGTCTGATCGCCGCCAGCGATACCAACCAGGAGCTTTCCGCTGGCCAGCGCGCCATCGCCAACTTTTTGCTGGAGCATGTCCATATTCTGGAAGAGCATCGCACGCTCTTTCGCTTCAAGCAAAAGTTTCAGCCGCGCTGGGAGAGCCGCTACGTGGCCGCCAGCAATACGCTGGCCCTGCCGCGCATCGCGCTGGCCATTCTCAACGCTCATCAGCAGCGTCCAGCGGTTGGGGAGCCTGTCCCTGGACTGCCAAATCAGAGTCTGCTCACGATAGATCGATGA
- a CDS encoding alpha/beta hydrolase translates to MKNRWEPSGLVREKRPRRPLRAFVPPLLSFVGALLGGALLTIGMTPGLSALLIALGLDIQRTQMLTALFCCAGAGFCGGLVGRRLPGALPASLLLFWSAYLQDFIGAELQPVHDPGGQLEPLNVGALLHTVLMLLALALLTAFAGCAIGEALARVLFDPIAQTWQRLRSHERPALATLQETAPLPPSELVAPAAPQSRPLTLVGSWLLVALLVASLVLAAGSGDLFLFAPDTGIHTPPVIQTAAGRPSKGTVVKDSFVSPALHGQRRSFLVYLPPSYNTPAGQQQRYPVLYLLHGSPGKIVDWITGGKAEQSADTLIDLGKIPELLMVFPDGNGRPGATSEWGNSGDGKQLLENYVAIDLVHYIDSHYRTIPSPADRAIGGNSMGGFGAANIAIHHPDVFGFVISLGGYYRAEGLIWGSNPAYRRANSPLSTIAGNRRSQRLAFFLGAATRDQPYYSDTLQFAQVLKQLHVRYTLDVEKGYHSWHVWETQLYHALLWLHWGQSAHFSVS, encoded by the coding sequence ATGAAGAATAGATGGGAGCCTTCGGGCCTGGTCAGAGAGAAACGCCCGCGCCGCCCGCTGCGGGCGTTTGTGCCGCCGCTGCTCTCCTTTGTTGGGGCCCTGCTCGGCGGCGCGCTGCTTACCATTGGCATGACCCCTGGACTGAGCGCGCTGCTTATTGCGCTGGGCCTGGACATACAGCGCACCCAGATGCTGACGGCCCTTTTCTGCTGTGCGGGCGCTGGTTTCTGCGGGGGCCTGGTCGGACGTCGCCTTCCGGGTGCTTTACCTGCCAGCCTCCTGCTCTTTTGGTCGGCCTATCTGCAGGATTTCATCGGGGCCGAGCTCCAGCCAGTACATGATCCCGGCGGCCAGTTGGAGCCGCTCAACGTGGGGGCCTTGCTTCACACGGTGCTGATGCTGCTGGCGCTGGCACTACTGACGGCCTTTGCCGGCTGTGCGATCGGCGAGGCTCTGGCCCGTGTGCTCTTCGATCCCATCGCCCAGACCTGGCAGCGCCTGCGCTCTCACGAGCGGCCCGCCCTCGCCACCTTGCAGGAGACCGCGCCGCTCCCCCCCTCAGAGCTGGTAGCGCCTGCTGCCCCTCAATCACGGCCTCTGACTCTCGTGGGGTCCTGGCTCCTGGTCGCCCTGCTGGTCGCTTCACTGGTGCTGGCAGCCGGCTCAGGCGATCTTTTTCTCTTTGCTCCCGACACCGGCATCCACACACCGCCAGTCATCCAGACCGCCGCCGGACGCCCGAGCAAGGGCACAGTGGTCAAGGACAGCTTCGTCAGCCCCGCCCTGCATGGACAGCGCCGCTCGTTCCTGGTCTACCTGCCGCCGTCCTACAATACGCCTGCCGGCCAACAACAGCGCTACCCGGTGCTCTATCTGCTGCACGGCTCTCCCGGTAAGATCGTCGACTGGATCACCGGTGGCAAGGCCGAGCAATCCGCCGATACCCTGATTGATCTGGGGAAGATTCCTGAGCTGCTGATGGTTTTCCCTGATGGAAATGGGCGTCCCGGTGCAACCAGTGAATGGGGCAACAGCGGCGATGGCAAACAACTGCTGGAGAATTACGTGGCTATCGATTTAGTTCACTACATTGACAGCCACTACCGCACGATCCCCTCGCCGGCGGATCGCGCCATCGGTGGGAACTCAATGGGCGGCTTTGGGGCGGCCAACATCGCTATCCACCACCCTGACGTTTTCGGCTTTGTCATCTCGCTGGGCGGCTACTACCGCGCCGAGGGCCTGATCTGGGGCAGCAACCCGGCTTATCGACGCGCTAATAGCCCCCTCTCTACCATCGCCGGCAATCGCCGCAGCCAGCGGCTGGCCTTCTTCCTGGGAGCGGCCACCAGGGACCAGCCTTACTATAGCGACACGCTGCAGTTCGCCCAGGTGCTCAAACAGCTCCACGTGCGCTATACGCTGGATGTCGAAAAAGGCTATCATTCGTGGCACGTCTGGGAGACCCAGCTCTACCATGCCCTGCTCTGGCTCCACTGGGGCCAGAGCGCTCACTTCTCAGTCAGTTAG